The following proteins are co-located in the Vigna angularis cultivar LongXiaoDou No.4 chromosome 2, ASM1680809v1, whole genome shotgun sequence genome:
- the LOC108328175 gene encoding pentatricopeptide repeat-containing protein At4g02750 has protein sequence MMWQVRKCVVSNCRMSFLITIKQCEFIVNKRRNAEMFQLLSRTPCFCARNMCTVTSAKLNYMIDAHIQDNNINQARKLFDDNPSSRNLVSWNMMMTGHVKRYQIEHAHKLFDQMPLKDTVSWNIMLSGFSRITDSDGLYRHFLQMGRSCVAPDDYTISTLLRAVISTKLGVLVPQVHALALHLALNLSVFVGSSLIRAYANLREVEAFKRVFDDILVKDVTSWNALVSGYMEVGSMDDAQTNFDVMPQRNIISWTTLVNGYIRNKKINKARSVFNKMSDRNVVSWTVMISGYVQNMRFIDALKLFLLMLKSGTRPNHFTFSSVLDACAGCSCLLTGRQVHLCVIKSGIPDDVISLTSLVDMYAKCGDTDAAFLVFESIPKKNLVSWNSIIGGFASNGLGNRALEEFDRMKKVGVKPDEVTFVNVLSACVHAGLVEEGEKHFTSMLSKYGIEAEMEHYTCMVDLYGRAGQFDKAVKLIENMPLEPDVVLWGALLAACGLHSNLVLGEYAADRIHKLESKHPVSYSILSKIQGEKGIWSSVNELRDLMSVKQIRKQKAISRVL, from the coding sequence ATGATGTGGCAGGTGCGGAAATGTGTAGTATCCAATTGCCGAATGTCTTTTCTCATAACCATAAAGCAATGCGAATTCATTGtcaataaaagaagaaatgcAGAAATGTTCCAATTGTTGTCCCGGACACCATGCTTCTGCGCACGCAACATGTGTACGGTTACATCCGCAAAGCTGAATTACATGATCGACGCTCACATACAAGACAACAACATAAACCAGGCTCGCAAACTGTTTGACGATAATCCCTCATCCCGCAACCTTGTTTCCTGGAACATGATGATGACTGGCCACGTCAAACGTTATCAAATTGAACATGCACACAAGCTGTTTGATCAAATGCCCCTTAAAGATACAGTTTCCTGGAATATCATGCTCTCTGGTTTTAGTAGAATTACGGACTCTGATGGGTTGTACCGCCATTTCTTGCAAATGGGAAGATCATGTGTTGCCCCGGATGACTATACCATCTCCACATTGCTCAGAGCAGTTATAAGTACTAAGTTGGGTGTTTTGGTCCCCCAGGTGCATGCTCTAGCGCTTCATTTGGCACTTAACTTGAGTGTGTTTGTTGGTTCTTCGTTGATCAGAGCTTATGCGAATTTAAGAGAGGTAGAGGCTTTTAAGCGCGTGTTTGATGATATATTGGTGAAAGATGTCACATCTTGGAATGCTTTAGTTTCTGGTTATATGGAAGTGGGAAGCATGGATGATGCACAAACAAACTTTGATGTGATGCCCCAAAGGAACATAATTTCCTGGACTACTTTGGTGAATGGTTATATCAGGAACAAGAAGATAAACAAAGCAAGGTCTGTTTTTAACAAAATGAGTGATAGAAATGTGGTGTCCTGGACGGTAATGATTAGTGGGTATGTGCAAAATATGAGATTTATTGATGCACTGAAGCTTTTTCTTCTGATGTTGAAGTCAGGAACTCGTCCCAATCATTTCACGTTTTCAAGTGTGCTGGACGCATGTGCTGGTTGTTCCTGTCTTTTGACGGGAAGGCAGGTGCACCTGTGTGTTATCAAGTCTGGCATACCAGATGATGTCATCTCGTTGACCTCGCTTGTGGATATGTATGCTAAATGTGGAGATACGGATGCAGCATTTCTTGTTTTCGAGTCCATTCCGAAAAAGAATCTGGTGTCATGGAATTCAATAATTGGCGGCTTTGCTAGTAACGGGCTTGGTAACCGAGCACTAGAGGAGTTTGATCGGATGAAAAAAGTTGGTGTTAAACCAGATGAAGTTACTTTTGTAAATGTGTTGTCAGCGTGTGTGCATGCCGGTCTTGTTGAAGAAGGTGAAAAGCACTTCACTTCTATGCTATCCAAGTATGGAATCGAAGCAGAGATGGAACACTATACTTGCATGGTGGACCTCTACGGAAGAGCAGGGCAATTTGATAAAGCAGTAAAGCTGATCGAAAATATGCCATTGGAGCCCGACGTGGTATTGTGGGGTGCGCTGCTTGCAGCTTGTGGCCTGCATTCAAATTTAGTACTTGGAGAGTATGCTGCAGATAGGATCCACAAACTGGAAAGCAAACATCCTGTTTCTTACTCAATTCTTTCAAAGATCCAAGGTGAGAAAGGAATATGGAGCAGTGTAAATGAACTTAGGGACTTGATGAGCGTTAAACAAATTAGAAAGCAGAAGGCAATTAGTCGGGTTCTGTAA
- the LOC108327847 gene encoding protein RADIALIS-like 3, with product MKSPNVKELLENPQFLQSALKGSSRVSAMEDFANSFCGWSWEENKLFELALAVVDEQHPERWEVVAAMVGGEKSAGDVQEHYVILLQDLLVIESGKLDHKLGEVMPVVLVESKESICFSHDDSTM from the coding sequence ATGAAATCACCTAATGTGAAAGAATTACTAGAGAATCCTCAATTTCTTCAAAGTGCCCTGAAGGGATCATCCAGAGTGAGTGCGATGGAAGATTTTGCTAACAGCTTTTGCGGTTGGAGTTGGGAGGAGAACAAGTTGTTCGAGCTAGCTTTGGCAGTGGTAGATGAGCAACACCCTGAACGGTGGGAAGTGGTTGCAGCCATGGTTGGAGGAGAAAAAAGTGCAGGAGATGTTCAAGAACATTACGTCATCCTTCTCCAGGATTTACTCGTTATAGAATCTGGAAAACTGGACCATAAACTTGGGGAAGTTATGCCTGTTGTCTTAGTTGAGAGCAAGGAGTCCATATGCTTCTCCCACGACGATTCAACCATGTAA
- the LOC108327914 gene encoding peptide chain release factor 1, mitochondrial isoform X2: MRFRGSFIFRRFLSQFRKQFDSKSEFPLPSFRRRAPFFLRSYSSEVQGQLSPELLNIMEQRLSAIEYRTACLNKFLNQPEASPSEYARANKELRKLSSSVDLINELRTKQKEIDGLKSLMTECSEDKDMLNMATEEMGQAIEEERRLQNLLLKSLLPKDDANGRDCILEVRAGTGGEEASLFAMDIFRMYEKYALKKGWKFEVVDIAQSDLKGYKEASAAIAGVGVYGKLKFESGIHRVQRVPVTEKSGRIHTSAVSVAILPQADEVDVQLKNEDIRIDTYRSGGSGGQHANTTNSAVRVTHIPTGIMITIQDERSQHMNKAKALKVLCAKLYEMERLRLHRSRSRLRSEQIGSGDRSERIRTYNFPQGRVTDHRVGITYHSVDDVMQVRPCSVDRNVTFLLFRSS; this comes from the exons ATGAGATTTCGTGGGAGCTTTATTTTTCGCCGTTTTCTTTCTCAGTTTCGAAAGCAATTCGATTCAAAATCCGAATTCCCACTTCCGAGTTTCCGGCGCCGAGCTCCGTTCTTCCTTCGTTCTTATTCTTCCG AAGTGCAAGGTCAACTGTCCCCTGAACTCTTGAACATAATGGAACAAAGACTCTCCGCAATTGAGTACCGGACTGCATGTCTCAACAAATTTCTAAATCAG CCAGAAGCATCGCCATCAGAATATGCAAGAGCTAACAAGGAGCTTCGGAAGCTAAGTAGTTCTGTGGACCTTATTAATGAATTGAGGACCAAACAGAAG GAAATTGATGGCTTGAAGTCACTAATGACGGAATGTTCTGAGGATAAAGACATGCTAAATATGGCTACAGAGGAAATGGGTCAGGCcatagaagaagaaagaagactGCAAAATTTGCTGCTGAAGTCATTACTTCCTAAGGATGATGCTAATGGAAGAGATTGCATTTTGGAGGTACGAGCAG GCACTGGAGGGGAGGAGGCTTCCCTGTTTGCAATGGATATCTTTAGAAT GTATGAGAAGTATGCTCTCAAGAAAGGCTGGAAATTTGAAGTAGTAGATATAGCTCAATCTGATCTGAAAGGTTACAAG GAGGCTAGTGCAGCAATTGCAGGAGTTGGTGTTTATGGGAAACTAAAATTTGAGAGTGGAATCCATCGTGTCCAG CGAGTTCCTGTGACAGAAAAGTCAGGACGAATTCATACCAGTGCTGTTTCTGTTGCTATTCTTCCTCAGGCTGATGAG GTAGATGTTCAATTGAAGAATGAAGACATAAGAATCGACACCTATAGATCTGGTGGTTCAGGTGGTCAGCATGCAAATACAACGAACAGTGCTGTTAGAGTAACCCACATTCCAACAGGGATTATGATTACTATACAAGATGAGCGGTCTCAACATATG AACAAGGCCAAAGCTCTCAAGGTACTCTGTGCAAAACTATATGAAATGGAAAGGCTAAGACTTCATAGAAGTCGATCAAGGCTTCGATCTGAGCAG ATTGGTAGTGGGGACAGATCTGAGCGCATCAGAACATACAATTTTCCTCAGGGCCGGGTAACTGATCACAGAGTTGGTATCACTTATCACTCGGTCGATGATGTGATGCAAG TTAGACCATGCTCGGTGGACAGGAATGTCACCTTTCTCTTATTTCGTTCCTCTTAA
- the LOC108327914 gene encoding peptide chain release factor 1, mitochondrial isoform X3, with translation MRFRGSFIFRRFLSQFRKQFDSKSEFPLPSFRRRAPFFLRSYSSEVQGQLSPELLNIMEQRLSAIEYRTACLNKFLNQPEASPSEYARANKELRKLSSSVDLINELRTKQKEIDGLKSLMTECSEDKDMLNMATEEMGQAIEEERRLQNLLLKSLLPKDDANGRDCILEVRAGTGGEEASLFAMDIFRMYEKYALKKGWKFEVVDIAQSDLKGYKEASAAIAGVGVYGKLKFESGIHRVQRVPVTEKSGRIHTSAVSVAILPQADEVDVQLKNEDIRIDTYRSGGSGGQHANTTNSAVRVTHIPTGIMITIQDERSQHMNKAKALKVLCAKLYEMERLRLHRSRSRLRSEQIGSGDRSERIRTYNFPQGRVTDHRVGITYHSVDDVMQGS, from the exons ATGAGATTTCGTGGGAGCTTTATTTTTCGCCGTTTTCTTTCTCAGTTTCGAAAGCAATTCGATTCAAAATCCGAATTCCCACTTCCGAGTTTCCGGCGCCGAGCTCCGTTCTTCCTTCGTTCTTATTCTTCCG AAGTGCAAGGTCAACTGTCCCCTGAACTCTTGAACATAATGGAACAAAGACTCTCCGCAATTGAGTACCGGACTGCATGTCTCAACAAATTTCTAAATCAG CCAGAAGCATCGCCATCAGAATATGCAAGAGCTAACAAGGAGCTTCGGAAGCTAAGTAGTTCTGTGGACCTTATTAATGAATTGAGGACCAAACAGAAG GAAATTGATGGCTTGAAGTCACTAATGACGGAATGTTCTGAGGATAAAGACATGCTAAATATGGCTACAGAGGAAATGGGTCAGGCcatagaagaagaaagaagactGCAAAATTTGCTGCTGAAGTCATTACTTCCTAAGGATGATGCTAATGGAAGAGATTGCATTTTGGAGGTACGAGCAG GCACTGGAGGGGAGGAGGCTTCCCTGTTTGCAATGGATATCTTTAGAAT GTATGAGAAGTATGCTCTCAAGAAAGGCTGGAAATTTGAAGTAGTAGATATAGCTCAATCTGATCTGAAAGGTTACAAG GAGGCTAGTGCAGCAATTGCAGGAGTTGGTGTTTATGGGAAACTAAAATTTGAGAGTGGAATCCATCGTGTCCAG CGAGTTCCTGTGACAGAAAAGTCAGGACGAATTCATACCAGTGCTGTTTCTGTTGCTATTCTTCCTCAGGCTGATGAG GTAGATGTTCAATTGAAGAATGAAGACATAAGAATCGACACCTATAGATCTGGTGGTTCAGGTGGTCAGCATGCAAATACAACGAACAGTGCTGTTAGAGTAACCCACATTCCAACAGGGATTATGATTACTATACAAGATGAGCGGTCTCAACATATG AACAAGGCCAAAGCTCTCAAGGTACTCTGTGCAAAACTATATGAAATGGAAAGGCTAAGACTTCATAGAAGTCGATCAAGGCTTCGATCTGAGCAG ATTGGTAGTGGGGACAGATCTGAGCGCATCAGAACATACAATTTTCCTCAGGGCCGGGTAACTGATCACAGAGTTGGTATCACTTATCACTCGGTCGATGATGTGATGCAAG GCAGTTAG
- the LOC108327914 gene encoding peptide chain release factor 1, mitochondrial isoform X1, producing MRFRGSFIFRRFLSQFRKQFDSKSEFPLPSFRRRAPFFLRSYSSEVQGQLSPELLNIMEQRLSAIEYRTACLNKFLNQPEASPSEYARANKELRKLSSSVDLINELRTKQKEIDGLKSLMTECSEDKDMLNMATEEMGQAIEEERRLQNLLLKSLLPKDDANGRDCILEVRAGTGGEEASLFAMDIFRMYEKYALKKGWKFEVVDIAQSDLKGYKEASAAIAGVGVYGKLKFESGIHRVQRVPVTEKSGRIHTSAVSVAILPQADEVDVQLKNEDIRIDTYRSGGSGGQHANTTNSAVRVTHIPTGIMITIQDERSQHMNKAKALKVLCAKLYEMERLRLHRSRSRLRSEQIGSGDRSERIRTYNFPQGRVTDHRVGITYHSVDDVMQGENLDVFIDALLLHEEMDAIATFSSSQ from the exons ATGAGATTTCGTGGGAGCTTTATTTTTCGCCGTTTTCTTTCTCAGTTTCGAAAGCAATTCGATTCAAAATCCGAATTCCCACTTCCGAGTTTCCGGCGCCGAGCTCCGTTCTTCCTTCGTTCTTATTCTTCCG AAGTGCAAGGTCAACTGTCCCCTGAACTCTTGAACATAATGGAACAAAGACTCTCCGCAATTGAGTACCGGACTGCATGTCTCAACAAATTTCTAAATCAG CCAGAAGCATCGCCATCAGAATATGCAAGAGCTAACAAGGAGCTTCGGAAGCTAAGTAGTTCTGTGGACCTTATTAATGAATTGAGGACCAAACAGAAG GAAATTGATGGCTTGAAGTCACTAATGACGGAATGTTCTGAGGATAAAGACATGCTAAATATGGCTACAGAGGAAATGGGTCAGGCcatagaagaagaaagaagactGCAAAATTTGCTGCTGAAGTCATTACTTCCTAAGGATGATGCTAATGGAAGAGATTGCATTTTGGAGGTACGAGCAG GCACTGGAGGGGAGGAGGCTTCCCTGTTTGCAATGGATATCTTTAGAAT GTATGAGAAGTATGCTCTCAAGAAAGGCTGGAAATTTGAAGTAGTAGATATAGCTCAATCTGATCTGAAAGGTTACAAG GAGGCTAGTGCAGCAATTGCAGGAGTTGGTGTTTATGGGAAACTAAAATTTGAGAGTGGAATCCATCGTGTCCAG CGAGTTCCTGTGACAGAAAAGTCAGGACGAATTCATACCAGTGCTGTTTCTGTTGCTATTCTTCCTCAGGCTGATGAG GTAGATGTTCAATTGAAGAATGAAGACATAAGAATCGACACCTATAGATCTGGTGGTTCAGGTGGTCAGCATGCAAATACAACGAACAGTGCTGTTAGAGTAACCCACATTCCAACAGGGATTATGATTACTATACAAGATGAGCGGTCTCAACATATG AACAAGGCCAAAGCTCTCAAGGTACTCTGTGCAAAACTATATGAAATGGAAAGGCTAAGACTTCATAGAAGTCGATCAAGGCTTCGATCTGAGCAG ATTGGTAGTGGGGACAGATCTGAGCGCATCAGAACATACAATTTTCCTCAGGGCCGGGTAACTGATCACAGAGTTGGTATCACTTATCACTCGGTCGATGATGTGATGCAAGGTGAAAATCTTGACGTCTTCATCGATGCCCTTCTATTGCATGAAGAAATGGATGCAATTGCAACTTTTAGTTCGTCTCAGTAA